A region of the Deltaproteobacteria bacterium genome:
GGGACTTTGTGAGAGGCATGTGGTTGATGCTCCAGCAAGAAAAACCACGGGATTATGTAATTGCCACCGGCCAAACCCATGCAGTACGGGAGTTTGTGGAGAAAAGTTTTCAAGAAGTCGGGATCGAGATAGTCTGGGAAGGCTCTGGGGTGGATGAAGTCGGAAAGGATAGGGACATGGGCAAGGTCCTCGTTCAGATCGACCCTAGGTATTTCCGGCCGACAGAAGTCGACTTCCTGCTGGGCGATGCCTCAAAGGCAAGGCAAGATCTCGGCTGGGAACCAAAGGTGAGCTTTGACAAACTAGTGAAAATCATGGTCCAGGAAGATCTGAAAGAAGCCGAAAGAGATCAATTGTGCAGCAGCGCGGGCTTTCGTACCTTTAATCAGTTTGAATAACCGGTCAAACCAACAAAACCTATGAAGCAAAATTCCAAAATTTACGTCGCAGGCCACGGGGGGCTGGTCGGGTCTGCCATCGTTCGCAAACTCAAGGCTGAAGGCCACACAAATATCATCACCCGCACCCGTTCGGAACTCGATCTTACAAGGCAGGCAAAGGTTGAAGAGTTCTTTGACAAACAAAGCCCGGAATATGTCTTCCTCGCTGCCGCAAAGGTTGGGGGGATCTGGGCCAACAATATCTACAGGGCTGATTTTATGTATTCTAATCTGGCCATTGAAACCAACATCATCCATGCTTCATATATATACGAAGTAAAAAAGCTTCTGTTCCTGGGCAGTTCTTGCATTTACCCCAGAGACTGCCCACAGCCCATGAAGGAAGAATATCTCCTGTCAGGATATCTTGAGCCGACCAACGAACCTTATGCAGTTGCAAAAATCGCCGGTATCAAGATGTGCCAATCCTATAACCACCAGCACGGAACGCGCAACATAAGCGTCATGCCCACCAACCTCTACGGGCCAAAGGACAATTTTGATCTTGAGACATCCCATGCAATGCCCGCCCTTATCAGAAAAGTCCACCTGGCAAAACTTGCCGCCGAAGGCCACTGGGACGACATTCAAAAAGACGAAAAAATCTACGGCCCAATCCCTGATGTCATAAAACATTCATTTGGAATCAATCGTGCAACAAATAAACCACTCAACGAATCAACTACTCAACCAAAAATAATTCTTTGGGGCACAGGCAATCCCAGAAGGGAGTTTCTCCATGTGGATGATCTTGCTGACGCCTGCCTCTATCTTATGGACAATTATGAGAGTGATGACATCATCAATGTCGGCTCCGGCAAGGATCTGACCGTACGAGAATTGGGGGAACTCATTGCCCGTGTTGTGGGATTTGAGGGGCGAATAACTTATGATCCGAGCAAGCCGGACGGAACACCGCGAAAACTCCTGGACGTTTCAAAATTGCAGAGCCTGGGATGGCAACCCAAGATAACTCTGGAGGACGGCATCCGAAAAACATATGAATGGTACGTGAATAATCCCTGACACGGATGAAATCTGCTGGGCAAAATACCATCCTTTTAAGATCCATTCAGGCCTCCATTGAAGCAGGAAATGCCATTCTTGAAGTCTACCATTCGGATTTTGCCGTAGAGAAAAAGGCAGATAACACGCCTTTGACACTTGCCGACAAACGTTCCCATGAAATAATTATTTCGTATCTCGTGGAATTTGATATCCCTATCCTTAGCGAAGAGGGAAAAGATGTTGCGTATGAGGAAAGGAAATCATGGGACACACTATGGATCGTTGACCCCCTTGACGGAACCAAGGAGTTCGTCAATCGAAACGGTGAGTTCACAGTGAACATCGCCCTGGTAGAGAAGGGCAGGCCTGTGCTGGGCGTGATCTTTGTTCCCGAAAGACACACTCTCTATTTTGCTGCGCAGGATCTTGGAACATACAAGGCAGAAAAGAGTGAAGTAGTCGGTCTGTTGGGTGAAGAAAAAAGAGGAAGTAAAAGCCCTGCCTTGTTAGACAGCATCATTAATTGCTCAACCAGATTGCGGGAAAAGGCC
Encoded here:
- a CDS encoding GDP-L-fucose synthase gives rise to the protein MKQNSKIYVAGHGGLVGSAIVRKLKAEGHTNIITRTRSELDLTRQAKVEEFFDKQSPEYVFLAAAKVGGIWANNIYRADFMYSNLAIETNIIHASYIYEVKKLLFLGSSCIYPRDCPQPMKEEYLLSGYLEPTNEPYAVAKIAGIKMCQSYNHQHGTRNISVMPTNLYGPKDNFDLETSHAMPALIRKVHLAKLAAEGHWDDIQKDEKIYGPIPDVIKHSFGINRATNKPLNESTTQPKIILWGTGNPRREFLHVDDLADACLYLMDNYESDDIINVGSGKDLTVRELGELIARVVGFEGRITYDPSKPDGTPRKLLDVSKLQSLGWQPKITLEDGIRKTYEWYVNNP
- a CDS encoding 3'(2'),5'-bisphosphate nucleotidase CysQ — translated: MKSAGQNTILLRSIQASIEAGNAILEVYHSDFAVEKKADNTPLTLADKRSHEIIISYLVEFDIPILSEEGKDVAYEERKSWDTLWIVDPLDGTKEFVNRNGEFTVNIALVEKGRPVLGVIFVPERHTLYFAAQDLGTYKAEKSEVVGLLGEEKRGSKSPALLDSIINCSTRLREKAVSGYKSGNRPLTIVGSRSHPTAELNAFIEEKRRQYGNIEFVSAGSSLKFCLIAEGMADIYPRLGPTMEWDTAAGQVIAENAGATVLRYDDGKPLSYNKESLLNPWFVVSA